A DNA window from Sordaria macrospora chromosome 4, complete sequence contains the following coding sequences:
- a CDS encoding mitochondrial 54S ribosomal protein uL14m — MIQLKTMLNCIDNSGAALVECAMVVGQKRHASIGDRIVVVVQKQRGADSAGMAASSAATKVKRGDIRHAVVVRTKQKVSRRDGSVVRFDDNACVLINKAGDPIGSRINGVVGQELRKKKWSKILSMAPMQA, encoded by the exons ATGATTCAACTAAAG ACGATGCTCAACTGCATCGACAACTCGGGCGCTGCCCTTGTTGAATGCGCCATGGTTGTCGGCCAGAAGAGGCATGCTTCTATCG GCGACAGAATAGTAGTAGTAGTCCAAAAACAGCGCGGCGCCGACTCCGCCGGTAtggccgcctcctccgccgccaccaaagTCAAGCGCGGCGACATCCGGCACGCCGTAGTCGTGCGGACCAAGCAAAAAGTTTCTCGGCGCGACGGCTCTGTCGTCCGTTTCGATGACAACGCTTGCGTGCtgatcaacaaggccggcGACCCGATCGGCTCGAGAATCAACGGAGTTGTGGGCCAGGAACTACGCAAAAAGAAGTGGAGCAAGATATTGAGTATGGCGCCTATGCAGGCTTAG